A region of Drosophila suzukii chromosome 2L, CBGP_Dsuzu_IsoJpt1.0, whole genome shotgun sequence DNA encodes the following proteins:
- the drongo gene encoding alpha-protein kinase 1 isoform X2: MATFTQDEIDFLRAHGNELCAKTWLGLWDPKRAVHQQEQRELMMDKYERKRYYLEPASPLKSLANAVNLKSSVPVTNHIQNGHHNGYASIHLTPPAAQRTSANGLQKMGNSSSNSSSGNSSSSISRPHHHHHHHNNSQNNNHDAFGLTGGLSSLNSAGSTSTGALSDTSSCASNGFGADSDFVADFGSANIFDATSARSTGSPAVSSVSSVGSSNGYAKVQPLRAAHLQQQQQQLQQQLLNGNGNGHQGAENFADFDHAPIFNAVAPPTFHDWISDWSRRGFHDPFDDCDESPPGSAPPVPVPAQVPAVSSPLPTVQEEPELAWNFWQEEMRIEEQDEESQQSQQQELSYSFFNSTPPLSPSNPFLPYLSNEEQHPHPPEKPSYSYLLFSSISNSSPEEPQVEDHEMNILNANFHDFFTWSAPLQNGHATSPPKGGSAAMAPSEDRYAALKDLDEQLRELKASESATEAPTPTNGNGQATDAFGGESPPLSPSLFVSLANWALVFSALNNNPNPFKGQQQLSSHVVNPFQQQQQQQQQQNLYGQLTLIPNAYGSSPQQQMGHHLLQQQQHQQQSFFNFNNNGFAVSQGLPNGCGFGSMQPAPVMANNPFAASGAMNTNNPFL, translated from the exons ATGGCCACATTCACACAGGACGAGATTGACTTCCTGCGCGCCCACGGCAACGAGCTGTGTGCCAAGACCTGGCTGGGATTGTGGGATCCCAAGCGGGCTGTTCACCAGCAGGAGCAGCGTGAGCTGATGATGGACAAGTACGAGCGGAAGAGGTACTACCTGGAGCCGGCCAGTCCTCTGAAGTCCCTGGCCAATGCGGTCAACCTGAAGTCATCCGTGCCGGTAACGAATCACATTCAGAATGGCCACCACAATGGCTATGCCAGCATCCATTTGACGCCTCCGGCTGCCCAGAGGACCTCGGCCAATGGATTGCAGAAAATGGGCAACTCATCCAGCAACAGCTCCTCAGGAAactcctcctcctcgatcagccGGCcacaccatcatcatcatcatcacaaCAACAGCCAAAACAACAATCACGATGCCTTTGGTCTGACTGGAGGATTGAGCAGCCTCAACAGCGCCGGCTCCACATCCACGGGAGCTCTATCGGACACCAGCAGTTGTGCCAGCAACGGCTTCGGTGCGGACTCCGACTTCGTGGCCGACTTTGGCTCGGCCAACATCTTCGATGCCACATCAGCGCGCTCGACGGGATCGCCCGCGGTGTCCTCCGTCTCCTCGGTGGGCTCCAGCAATGGCTACGCCAAGGTGCAGCCTCTTCGGGCAGCCCAtctccagcagcagcaacagcaactgcagcagcagctcctCAATGGAAACGGAAATGGCCACCAGGGTGCTGAGAACTTTGCCGACTTTGATCATGCACCCATCTTCAATGCAGTGG CTCCACCAACTTTCCACGATTGGATCAGCGACTGGAGCAGGCGGGGCTTCCACGATCCCTTCGACGACTGCGATGAGTCGCCACCAGGTTCAGCTCCTCCGGTTCCAGTGCCTGCTCAAGTTCCCGCTGTATCATCACCACTGCCAACCGTCCAAGAGGAACCAGAGCTGGCGTGGAACTTCTGGCAGGAGGAGATGCGAATAGAGGAGCAGGATGAGGAGTCCCAACAATCTCAACAGCAGGAGCTCAGCTACTCCTTTTTCAATAGCACTCCGCCCCTTTCCCCCTCGAATCCCTTCCTGCCCTACTTAAGCAATGAGGAGCAGCATCCGCATCCTCCAGAGAAGCCCTCCTATTCGTATTTGTTGTTCAGCTCCATATCAAACAGTTCCCCAGAAGAGCCTCAGGTGGAAGATCATGAGatgaatattttaaatgcCAATTTCCATGATTTCTTTACGTGGA GTGCGCCCTTGCAGAATGGCCATGCGACAAGTCCGCCCAAAGGCGGAAGTGCAGCGATGGCGCCCAGTGAGGATCGATATGCTGCTCTCAAGGATCTCGACGAGCAGCTGAGGGAGCTGAAGGCCAGCGAATCTGCCACGGAGGCGCCCACGCCCACTAATGGCAACGGCCAGGCCACAGATGCCTTTGGTGGTGAGTCCCCCCCACTGAGCCCTTCCCTTTTTGTGAGCCTCGCTAATTGGGCTCTTGTCTTTTCAGCCCTTAACAACAATCCAAATCCCTTCAAGGGCCAGCAGCAGCTCAGCAGCCATGTGGTGAATCCAttccagcagcaacagcagcagcagcagcagcagaatcTCTATGGCCAGTTGACGCTCATACCAAATGCCTACGGCAGCAGtccccagcagcagatgggCCACCATCTcctccagcagcagcagcaccagcaacaGAGCTTCTTCAACTTCAACAACAACGGGTTCGCCGTGTCACAGGGCCTGCCCAACGGCTGCGGCTTTGGCAGCATGCAACCCGCTCCGGTGATGGCCAACAATCCGTTTGCA GCCAGCGGCGCCATGAACACCAACAATCCATTCTTATGA
- the drongo gene encoding arf-GAP domain and FG repeat-containing protein 1 isoform X3, which yields MAVVRKKQDDKYLLALRELVASGSGGNRQCFDCGQKGPTYVNMTIGSFVCTRCSGVLRGLTPPHRVKSISMATFTQDEIDFLRAHGNELCAKTWLGLWDPKRAVHQQEQRELMMDKYERKRYYLEPASPLKSLANAVNLKSSVPVTNHIQNGHHNGYASIHLTPPAAQRTSANGLQKMGNSSSNSSSGNSSSSISRPHHHHHHHNNSQNNNHDAFGLTGGLSSLNSAGSTSTGALSDTSSCASNGFGADSDFVADFGSANIFDATSARSTGSPAVSSVSSVGSSNGYAKVQPLRAAHLQQQQQQLQQQLLNGNGNGHQGAENFADFDHAPIFNAVAPPTFHDWISDWSRRGFHDPFDDCDESPPGSAPPVPVPAQVPAVSSPLPTVQEEPELAWNFWQEEMRIEEQDEESQQSQQQELSYSFFNSTPPLSPSNPFLPYLSNEEQHPHPPEKPSYSYLLFSSISNSSPEEPQVEDHEMNILNANFHDFFTWSAPLQNGHATSPPKGGSAAMAPSEDRYAALKDLDEQLRELKASESATEAPTPTNGNGQATDAFGGESPPLSPSLFVSLANWALVFSALNNNPNPFKGQQQLSSHVVNPFQQQQQQQQQQNLYGQLTLIPNAYGSSPQQQMGHHLLQQQQHQQQSFFNFNNNGFAVSQGLPNGCGFGSMQPAPVMANNPFAASGAMNTNNPFL from the exons ACGCGGTCTAACGCCACCACATCGGGTGAAATCCATATCGATGGCCACATTCACACAGGACGAGATTGACTTCCTGCGCGCCCACGGCAACGAGCTGTGTGCCAAGACCTGGCTGGGATTGTGGGATCCCAAGCGGGCTGTTCACCAGCAGGAGCAGCGTGAGCTGATGATGGACAAGTACGAGCGGAAGAGGTACTACCTGGAGCCGGCCAGTCCTCTGAAGTCCCTGGCCAATGCGGTCAACCTGAAGTCATCCGTGCCGGTAACGAATCACATTCAGAATGGCCACCACAATGGCTATGCCAGCATCCATTTGACGCCTCCGGCTGCCCAGAGGACCTCGGCCAATGGATTGCAGAAAATGGGCAACTCATCCAGCAACAGCTCCTCAGGAAactcctcctcctcgatcagccGGCcacaccatcatcatcatcatcacaaCAACAGCCAAAACAACAATCACGATGCCTTTGGTCTGACTGGAGGATTGAGCAGCCTCAACAGCGCCGGCTCCACATCCACGGGAGCTCTATCGGACACCAGCAGTTGTGCCAGCAACGGCTTCGGTGCGGACTCCGACTTCGTGGCCGACTTTGGCTCGGCCAACATCTTCGATGCCACATCAGCGCGCTCGACGGGATCGCCCGCGGTGTCCTCCGTCTCCTCGGTGGGCTCCAGCAATGGCTACGCCAAGGTGCAGCCTCTTCGGGCAGCCCAtctccagcagcagcaacagcaactgcagcagcagctcctCAATGGAAACGGAAATGGCCACCAGGGTGCTGAGAACTTTGCCGACTTTGATCATGCACCCATCTTCAATGCAGTGG CTCCACCAACTTTCCACGATTGGATCAGCGACTGGAGCAGGCGGGGCTTCCACGATCCCTTCGACGACTGCGATGAGTCGCCACCAGGTTCAGCTCCTCCGGTTCCAGTGCCTGCTCAAGTTCCCGCTGTATCATCACCACTGCCAACCGTCCAAGAGGAACCAGAGCTGGCGTGGAACTTCTGGCAGGAGGAGATGCGAATAGAGGAGCAGGATGAGGAGTCCCAACAATCTCAACAGCAGGAGCTCAGCTACTCCTTTTTCAATAGCACTCCGCCCCTTTCCCCCTCGAATCCCTTCCTGCCCTACTTAAGCAATGAGGAGCAGCATCCGCATCCTCCAGAGAAGCCCTCCTATTCGTATTTGTTGTTCAGCTCCATATCAAACAGTTCCCCAGAAGAGCCTCAGGTGGAAGATCATGAGatgaatattttaaatgcCAATTTCCATGATTTCTTTACGTGGA GTGCGCCCTTGCAGAATGGCCATGCGACAAGTCCGCCCAAAGGCGGAAGTGCAGCGATGGCGCCCAGTGAGGATCGATATGCTGCTCTCAAGGATCTCGACGAGCAGCTGAGGGAGCTGAAGGCCAGCGAATCTGCCACGGAGGCGCCCACGCCCACTAATGGCAACGGCCAGGCCACAGATGCCTTTGGTGGTGAGTCCCCCCCACTGAGCCCTTCCCTTTTTGTGAGCCTCGCTAATTGGGCTCTTGTCTTTTCAGCCCTTAACAACAATCCAAATCCCTTCAAGGGCCAGCAGCAGCTCAGCAGCCATGTGGTGAATCCAttccagcagcaacagcagcagcagcagcagcagaatcTCTATGGCCAGTTGACGCTCATACCAAATGCCTACGGCAGCAGtccccagcagcagatgggCCACCATCTcctccagcagcagcagcaccagcaacaGAGCTTCTTCAACTTCAACAACAACGGGTTCGCCGTGTCACAGGGCCTGCCCAACGGCTGCGGCTTTGGCAGCATGCAACCCGCTCCGGTGATGGCCAACAATCCGTTTGCA GCCAGCGGCGCCATGAACACCAACAATCCATTCTTATGA
- the drongo gene encoding arf-GAP domain and FG repeat-containing protein 1 isoform X1, giving the protein MAVVRKKQDDKYLLALRELVASGSGGNRQCFDCGQKGPTYVNMTIGSFVCTRCSGVLRGLTPPHRVKSISMATFTQDEIDFLRAHGNELCAKTWLGLWDPKRAVHQQEQRELMMDKYERKRYYLEPASPLKSLANAVNLKSSVPVTNHIQNGHHNGYASIHLTPPAAQRTSANGLQKMGNSSSNSSSGNSSSSISRPHHHHHHHNNSQNNNHDAFGLTGGLSSLNSAGSTSTGALSDTSSCASNGFGADSDFVADFGSANIFDATSARSTGSPAVSSVSSVGSSNGYAKVQPLRAAHLQQQQQQLQQQLLNGNGNGHQGAENFADFDHAPIFNAVAPPTFHDWISDWSRRGFHDPFDDCDESPPGSAPPVPVPAQVPAVSSPLPTVQEEPELAWNFWQEEMRIEEQDEESQQSQQQELSYSFFNSTPPLSPSNPFLPYLSNEEQHPHPPEKPSYSYLLFSSISNSSPEEPQVEDHEMNILNANFHDFFTWSAPLQNGHATSPPKGGSAAMAPSEDRYAALKDLDEQLRELKASESATEAPTPTNGNGQATDAFGALNNNPNPFKGQQQLSSHVVNPFQQQQQQQQQQNLYGQLTLIPNAYGSSPQQQMGHHLLQQQQHQQQSFFNFNNNGFAVSQGLPNGCGFGSMQPAPVMANNPFAASGAMNTNNPFL; this is encoded by the exons ACGCGGTCTAACGCCACCACATCGGGTGAAATCCATATCGATGGCCACATTCACACAGGACGAGATTGACTTCCTGCGCGCCCACGGCAACGAGCTGTGTGCCAAGACCTGGCTGGGATTGTGGGATCCCAAGCGGGCTGTTCACCAGCAGGAGCAGCGTGAGCTGATGATGGACAAGTACGAGCGGAAGAGGTACTACCTGGAGCCGGCCAGTCCTCTGAAGTCCCTGGCCAATGCGGTCAACCTGAAGTCATCCGTGCCGGTAACGAATCACATTCAGAATGGCCACCACAATGGCTATGCCAGCATCCATTTGACGCCTCCGGCTGCCCAGAGGACCTCGGCCAATGGATTGCAGAAAATGGGCAACTCATCCAGCAACAGCTCCTCAGGAAactcctcctcctcgatcagccGGCcacaccatcatcatcatcatcacaaCAACAGCCAAAACAACAATCACGATGCCTTTGGTCTGACTGGAGGATTGAGCAGCCTCAACAGCGCCGGCTCCACATCCACGGGAGCTCTATCGGACACCAGCAGTTGTGCCAGCAACGGCTTCGGTGCGGACTCCGACTTCGTGGCCGACTTTGGCTCGGCCAACATCTTCGATGCCACATCAGCGCGCTCGACGGGATCGCCCGCGGTGTCCTCCGTCTCCTCGGTGGGCTCCAGCAATGGCTACGCCAAGGTGCAGCCTCTTCGGGCAGCCCAtctccagcagcagcaacagcaactgcagcagcagctcctCAATGGAAACGGAAATGGCCACCAGGGTGCTGAGAACTTTGCCGACTTTGATCATGCACCCATCTTCAATGCAGTGG CTCCACCAACTTTCCACGATTGGATCAGCGACTGGAGCAGGCGGGGCTTCCACGATCCCTTCGACGACTGCGATGAGTCGCCACCAGGTTCAGCTCCTCCGGTTCCAGTGCCTGCTCAAGTTCCCGCTGTATCATCACCACTGCCAACCGTCCAAGAGGAACCAGAGCTGGCGTGGAACTTCTGGCAGGAGGAGATGCGAATAGAGGAGCAGGATGAGGAGTCCCAACAATCTCAACAGCAGGAGCTCAGCTACTCCTTTTTCAATAGCACTCCGCCCCTTTCCCCCTCGAATCCCTTCCTGCCCTACTTAAGCAATGAGGAGCAGCATCCGCATCCTCCAGAGAAGCCCTCCTATTCGTATTTGTTGTTCAGCTCCATATCAAACAGTTCCCCAGAAGAGCCTCAGGTGGAAGATCATGAGatgaatattttaaatgcCAATTTCCATGATTTCTTTACGTGGA GTGCGCCCTTGCAGAATGGCCATGCGACAAGTCCGCCCAAAGGCGGAAGTGCAGCGATGGCGCCCAGTGAGGATCGATATGCTGCTCTCAAGGATCTCGACGAGCAGCTGAGGGAGCTGAAGGCCAGCGAATCTGCCACGGAGGCGCCCACGCCCACTAATGGCAACGGCCAGGCCACAGATGCCTTTGGTG CCCTTAACAACAATCCAAATCCCTTCAAGGGCCAGCAGCAGCTCAGCAGCCATGTGGTGAATCCAttccagcagcaacagcagcagcagcagcagcagaatcTCTATGGCCAGTTGACGCTCATACCAAATGCCTACGGCAGCAGtccccagcagcagatgggCCACCATCTcctccagcagcagcagcaccagcaacaGAGCTTCTTCAACTTCAACAACAACGGGTTCGCCGTGTCACAGGGCCTGCCCAACGGCTGCGGCTTTGGCAGCATGCAACCCGCTCCGGTGATGGCCAACAATCCGTTTGCA GCCAGCGGCGCCATGAACACCAACAATCCATTCTTATGA
- the LOC108021081 gene encoding integral membrane protein 2B: protein MTILGKLRGEITDQEKVPLPMNLNDEALMHHGSLIAPKVVYSDNEADAESMVFNRPQHHCLKSFLLFLIAVVVMLLGVLGGWTLYRVYAPSHGSMRYHALCEIPYPEDSMEMARVYPRSEGPFALNWRSLLPEFGPPMPNSGSLEDNYFREDIELDGDSDEEGYARVDVPDFKDGRRGRFMHDFKENQSAIIDTTTGRCFIMPLDRDTTLPPTSFVDLMKKMSTGYYNIDTERVRRQMRVVTPRITDLSLISERIANECYDMKVYMMEKFISGVSKRSADPLPDAGKYAQFMGKGVIEYDLANIAEVEAYEANEANQQA, encoded by the exons ATGACAATTCTGGGAAAGTTGCGGGGGGAGATCACGGACCAGGAGAAGGTTCCGCTGCCGATGAACCTGAACGACGAGGCGCTGATGCACCATGGCTCCCTAATCGCA CCCAAGGTCGTCTACAGCGACAATGAAGCGGATGCGGAATCGATGGTCTTCAACCGGCCGCAGCACCATTGCCTCAAGTCCTTTCTGCTGTTCCTGATCGCCGTGGTCGTGATGCTCCTGGGCGTCCTGGGCGGATGGACCCTCTACCGAGTGTACGCTCCCTCGCACGGCAGCATGCGTTACCACGCCCTCTGCGAGATTCCCTATCCGGAGGACTCGATGGAGATGGCGCGAGTGTATCCCCGCAGCGAAGGACCCTTCGCCCTGAACTGGCGCTCGCTGCTGCCCGAGTTCGGACCCCCGATGCCGAACAGTGGATCCCTCGAGGACAACTACTTCCGCGAGGACATCGAACTGGATGGCGACAGCGACGAGGAGGGCTACGCCCGCGTGGATGTGCCAGACTTCAAGGACGGACGCCGGGGTCGCTTCATGCACGACTTCAAGGAGAACCAGTCGGCCATCATTGACACCACCACCGGCAGGTGCTTCATCATGCCGCTGGACCGGGACACCACCCTGCCGCCCACCAGTTTCGTGGATCTCATGAAGAAGATGAGCACTGGCTACTACAACATCGACACGGAGCGCGTGCGGCGCCAGATGCGCGTGGTCACGCCCCGCATCACCGATCTCTCGCTCATCTCGGAGCGCATTGCCAACGAGTGCTACGACATGAAGGTCTACATGATGGAGAAATTCATCTCGGGGG TCTCGAAGAGATCGGCCGATCCACTGCCCGATGCCGGCAAGTACGCCCAGTTCATGGGCAAGGGCGTCATCGAGTACGACCTGGCCAACATTGCCGAGGTGGAGGCCTACGAGGCCAATGAGGCCAACCAACAGGCCTGA
- the dock gene encoding SH2/SH3 adapter protein dreadlocks, with translation MLEHPQRFVRNIPDSSASSQQYPQQQQHQHPPQLPQHQNLNLNQNQNQNQIYQYRPQVPVPVPGSPAHHQRHSSLSQQQQLHHHRTLSTASSCSAQHKSVTFGQPALDCGGNGSGSANGSGSGNSSSGSAAGNAGTQPMAGNMKHGKSQEDVCYVVAKYDYAAQGAQELDLRKNERYLLLDDSKHWWRVQNSRNQSGYVPSNYVKKEKPSLFDSIKKKVKKGSGSKTLPNCSPSRQIESPTMSRRLPPDPAEAIGTAVVKYNYQAQQPDELSLTKGTRILILEKSNDGWWRGQSGNSVGWFPSNYTTEDCDNDGEIHTYAMAENVLDIVVALYSFTSNNDQELSFEKGDRLEIVDRPASDPDWYKARNNQGQVGLVPRNYLQELNDYLATPYRNTSASAGNGNGGGSNGGAGGAGGGGNDSMERRNEGNKPAAQSSGQPIERPNLAGKSWYYGAITRSQCDTVLNGHGHDGDFLIRDSETNMGDYSVSLKAPGRNKHFRVHVEQNMYCIGQRKFHSLDQLVDHYQRAPIYTNKQGEKLYLVRSLPKANGT, from the exons ATGTTGGAACACCCCCAGCGGTTCGTGCGCAACATCCCCGACTCCTCAGCCAGTTCGCAGCAGTatccgcagcagcagcagcaccagcatCCGCCCCAGCTGCCGCAGCACCAGAATCTGAATCTCAACCAGAATCAGAACCAGAATCAGATATACCAGTACCGTCCCCAGGTGCCCGTGCCCGTGCCCGGCTCGCCTGCCCACCACCAGCGCCACTCGTCGCTCTCCCAGCAACAGCAGCTGCACCACCACCGCACCCTGTCCACCGCCTCCTCCTGCAGCGCCCAGCACAAAAGTGTGACCTTCGGCCAGCCAGCGCTCGACTGCGGCGGCAACGGCAGCGGAAGCGCCAACGGAAGCGGTAGCGGCAACTCCTCCAGTGGCAGTGCCGCCGGCAACGCTGGAACCCAACCAATGGCGGGCAACATGAAGCACG GCAAATCTCAGGAAGACGTCTGCTACGTGGTAGCCAAGTACGACTATGCGGCGCAGGGTGCCCAGGAGCTGGATCTGCGCAAGAACGAGCGCTATCTGCTGCTGGACGACTCGAAGCACTGGTGGCGCGTCCAGAACAGCCGCAATCAGTCCGGCTACGTGCCCAGCAACTATGTGAAGAAGGAGAAGCCCTCGCTCTTCGACAG CATTAAGAAGAAGGTGAAAAAGGGCTCCGGATCGAAGACGCTGCCCAATTGCTCGCCCTCGCGACAAATCGAGAGTCCAACCATGTCGCGCCGACTGCCCCCCGATCCCGCCGAGGCCATCGGCACGGCCGTGGTCAAGTACAACTACCAGGCCCAGCAGCCCGATGAGCTGTCGCTGACCAAGGGCACGCGGATCCTCATCCTGGAGAAGTCCAACGACGGCTGGTGGCGTGGGCAGAGCGGCAACTCCGTCGGCTGGTTTCCCAGCAACTACACAACGGAGGATTGTGATAACGACGGCGAGATCCACACCTACGCCATGGCAGAGAACGTGCTCGATATTGTG GTCGCTTTGTACAGCTTCACGTCGAACAACGACCAGGAGCTGTCCTTCGAGAAGGGCGATCGGCTGGAGATCGTGGATCGGCCCGCCTCCGATCCGGACTGGTACAAAGCTCGCAACAATCAGGGCCAAGTCGGTTTAGTTCCACGCAATTATCTCCAAGAGTTGAACGACTACCTGGCCACGCCCTATCGCAACACGAGTGCCAGCGCCGGCAACGGAAATGGAGGAGGCAGCAATGGCGGAGCAGGCGGCGCAGGTGGAGGCGGAAACGACTCCATGGAGCGACGCAATGAGGGCAATAAGCCGGCGGCGCAGTCCTCCGGCCAGCCTATTGAGCGGCCCAATCTGGCGGGCAAGTCGTGGTACTATGGGGCCATCACCCGGAGCCAATGCGACACGGTGCTCAATGGCCATGGACACGATGGCGACTTCCTCATCAGAGACAGTGAGACTAAC ATGGGCGACTACTCGGTTTCGTTGAAGGCCCCCGGGCGCAACAAGCACTTCCGCGTGCACGTGGAGCAGAACATGTACTGCATCGGGCAGCGGAAGTTCCACTCGCTGGACCAACTGGTCGACCACTACCAAAGAGCGCCCATCTACACAAACAAGCAGGGCGAGAAGCTGTATCTGGTGCGGTCGCTGCCGAAGGCCAATGGGACGTAA
- the LOC108021080 gene encoding RCC1-like G exchanging factor-like protein yields the protein MLKTRGIALGISRSYTAKAKRSVLAQDKSKIKEYSPKTTDNHEYRVYVWGFQETGALGLQTSVKKAKERYTEMVHHPTRLQFSNNNDIRDVAAGYGFTAYAVKRDDGETLFGSGLNTDSQLGFQVKGNPNDPANLDVIIYPTAIKLPRVQGETDEDMQVKSMSAGRAHLVVLTQNGTIFTLGNNSYGQCGRSIIEEERYSKSALIHRISQEDICGKEDQVVHVECGQDHSMFLTKNGRVYTCGWGADGQTGQGNYHTAGQITLIGGDIEKEKIVRLSCSSDCVLALNEAGDAFGWGNSEYGQLDDSEHAETQINTPRALKLTKSIGKIKDVAAGGSFCMALNDQGLVYTWGFGILGFGPFVEQTSKPQHLLPPLFGRNDFSNATTVVSIGCGVFHMGAVNSDGDLFMWGKNRFGHLGLGHKKDQFFPFKAAINGKVTKVAYGVDHTIALCKSYF from the coding sequence ATGCTTAAAACCCGGGGAATCGCCCTAGGCATCAGCAGATCCTACACCGCCAAGGCCAAGAGGAGTGTCCTGGCGCAGGACAAGTCGAAGATCAAGGAGTACTCGCCGAAGACCACGGACAACCACGAGTACCGCGTTTACGTGTGGGGGTTCCAGGAGACCGGCGCTTTGGGGCTCCAGACCAGCGTGAAGAAGGCCAAGGAGCGCTACACGGAGATGGTGCACCACCCCACCCGGCTGCAGTTCTCCAACAACAACGATATCCGGGATGTGGCCGCCGGCTACGGATTCACGGCCTACGCCGTGAAGAGAGACGATGGGGAGACTCTTTTCGGAAGCGGGCTGAACACAGATTCCCAGCTGGGCTTCCAGGTGAAGGGGAATCCCAATGACCCCGCCAACCTAGATGTGATCATCTATCCCACGGCCATCAAGCTACCAAGGGTGCAGGGAGAGACCGACGAGGACATGCAGGTGAAGAGCATGTCGGCGGGCAGGGCTCATCTGGTGGTCCTCACCCAGAATGGAACCATCTTCACGCTGGGAAACAACTCATACGGCCAGTGCGGGCGCTCCATCATCGAGGAGGAGCGCTACAGCAAGAGTGCCCTGATCCACAGGATCTCCCAGGAGGACATTTGCGGCAAGGAGGACCAAGTTGTCCATGTGGAGTGCGGCCAGGACCACAGCATGTTCCTCACGAAAAACGGACGCGTTTACACCTGTGGCTGGGGTGCAGATGGCCAAACAGGACAGGGAAACTACCACACAGCTGGACAAATAACCCTGATCGGAGGCGATATAGAAAAGGAAAAGATTGTGAGACTTAGTTGCTCCTCGGACTGCGTGTTGGCCCTCAACGAAGCAGGCGATGCCTTCGGTTGGGGCAACTCGGAGTACGGACAGCTGGACGACTCTGAGCATGCTGAGACCCAAATAAACACCCCCAGAGCCCTGAAGCTAACCAAATCCATTGGCAAAATAAAGGATGTGGCTGCTGGCGGCTCCTTTTGCATGGCTCTCAATGACCAAGGCCTGGTGTACACCTGGGGCTTTGGCATCCTCGGCTTCGGGCCCTTTGTGGAGCAGACATCCAAGCCACAGCATCTTCTGCCCCCGCTTTTCGGTCGTAATGACTTCAGCAACGCAACCACAGTGGTGTCCATCGGATGCGGCGTCTTTCACATGGGCGCCGTCAATTCGGACGGAGATCTCTTCATGTGGGGCAAAAACCGATTCGGCCACCTTGGCTTGGGACACAAGAAGGATCAGTTCTTCCCCTTCAAGGCGGCCATCAACGGAAAGGTCACCAAAGTGGCCTACGGCGTGGATCATACCATTGCTCTGTGCAAGTCCTATTTTTAG